One genomic segment of Profundibacter amoris includes these proteins:
- a CDS encoding glutathione S-transferase family protein, whose amino-acid sequence MLTLLTFPDHFGEPGSSPFVVKSICLLNMSGQPWQRKLADVRKMPKQKLPVLKVGERLIPDSENIRSYLEEQGAEFDAGLSDSDLAASRAFIRMAEEHLYFHQVADRWLRDDVWAVTRDVIFEAIPKPIRGIISGKIRKKLQAGLYTQGIARFTEAERAERAGRDLQAIKLQLGDKPYLFGNSPTAADASVCPMLSGLVSIPLPTEVSNLVKNDAVLTDYIARMRDALYHIPQ is encoded by the coding sequence ATGCTGACCCTTCTAACCTTTCCCGACCATTTTGGCGAACCGGGCAGTAGCCCCTTTGTGGTCAAATCCATTTGCCTGCTGAATATGTCGGGGCAACCGTGGCAACGGAAACTGGCCGATGTGCGCAAAATGCCCAAGCAGAAACTGCCGGTTTTGAAAGTGGGCGAGCGCCTGATCCCCGACAGCGAAAACATCCGCAGCTATCTGGAAGAACAGGGGGCCGAGTTCGATGCGGGCCTGTCTGACAGTGACCTGGCCGCCTCGCGCGCGTTTATCCGCATGGCCGAGGAGCACCTCTATTTCCATCAGGTCGCTGACCGCTGGTTGCGCGATGATGTCTGGGCCGTAACACGGGATGTGATTTTCGAGGCGATTCCCAAACCGATCCGCGGGATTATCAGCGGCAAAATCCGCAAGAAATTGCAGGCTGGTCTATATACCCAAGGCATCGCGCGTTTCACCGAGGCAGAGCGTGCCGAAAGAGCAGGAAGAGACCTGCAAGCGATCAAGCTGCAACTGGGCGATAAACCCTATCTGTTTGGCAATTCCCCCACGGCGGCGGATGCCAGCGTTTGCCCTATGCTGTCGGGCCTTGTCTCGATCCCGCTACCAACCGAGGTCAGCAATCTGGTGAAAAACGACGCTGTGCTGACCGATTACATCGCCCGCATGCGGGATGCGCTTTACCATATCCCGCAATAA
- a CDS encoding lytic murein transglycosylase — translation MALGLIAGTVAGPVLATGTPVDGATRPVVRPTVPFTQIRPAARPQEAPLPQIQVAASNVRFKQWIKAFRGRALARGISGNVFDRAFRGVKYDPEIIAKDRNQSEFTKQIWDYLDSAASPVRVKNGQAALRKYGRTLDRIEARYGVDKEVVAAIWGLESAYGAHRGDVDIIQALATLAFDGRRGKFFEAQLIAALKIIQSGDVPPRKMKGSWAGAMGHTQFIPTSYLAYAQDFNGDGKRDIWSNDPTDALASTASYLAKFGWQKGQPWGVEVVLPKGFNFGLANRKILKTPSEWGALGVRAASGKPVPNYGRASILLPAGSAGAAFMIFNNFSVIEKYNKADAYVIGVGHLSDRLAGGPPIKASWPRGYAPLSFRQKKEMQRRLIRKGFDLEKVDGIIGPNTINAIRAFQQSVGVTPDGYPSQDLLKLLKQR, via the coding sequence ATGGCCCTCGGGCTGATCGCGGGAACAGTCGCAGGGCCGGTTCTGGCAACAGGAACGCCGGTAGATGGCGCAACCAGACCAGTGGTGCGTCCAACCGTTCCGTTTACCCAAATACGTCCGGCAGCCCGCCCGCAAGAGGCCCCCTTGCCGCAAATACAGGTGGCGGCATCCAACGTCCGTTTCAAGCAATGGATCAAAGCATTTCGTGGTCGTGCGTTGGCGCGGGGGATCAGTGGCAACGTATTTGATCGTGCGTTTCGTGGCGTGAAATATGACCCCGAGATTATTGCCAAGGACCGGAACCAGTCGGAATTTACCAAACAGATATGGGATTATCTGGATAGCGCCGCCTCCCCCGTGCGGGTCAAGAACGGGCAGGCGGCTTTGCGTAAATATGGCCGGACTCTGGACCGGATAGAAGCGCGCTATGGTGTTGATAAAGAGGTGGTTGCGGCGATCTGGGGGCTTGAAAGCGCCTATGGGGCGCATCGTGGCGATGTGGATATCATTCAGGCGCTGGCCACATTGGCCTTTGACGGGCGGCGCGGTAAATTCTTTGAGGCGCAGTTGATTGCGGCGCTGAAAATCATCCAGTCCGGCGATGTGCCCCCCCGCAAGATGAAAGGGTCATGGGCCGGCGCGATGGGGCATACGCAGTTCATTCCCACCAGCTATCTGGCCTATGCACAGGATTTCAACGGCGATGGCAAGCGCGATATCTGGTCGAATGACCCGACCGACGCACTGGCTTCGACTGCATCCTATCTGGCGAAATTCGGCTGGCAAAAAGGACAGCCCTGGGGGGTCGAGGTGGTTTTGCCCAAAGGGTTTAATTTCGGGCTGGCAAACCGCAAGATATTAAAAACGCCATCGGAATGGGGCGCCTTGGGGGTTCGGGCCGCCAGTGGCAAGCCTGTTCCCAATTATGGCCGCGCCTCGATCCTGCTGCCCGCGGGATCGGCGGGGGCTGCATTTATGATTTTCAACAATTTCTCGGTGATCGAAAAATACAACAAGGCCGACGCCTATGTGATCGGGGTTGGCCATCTGTCCGATCGTCTGGCCGGCGGCCCGCCAATCAAGGCCAGCTGGCCCCGTGGCTATGCGCCGCTGTCATTCCGGCAAAAGAAGGAAATGCAGCGCCGGTTGATCCGCAAGGGGTTCGATCTGGAGAAAGTGGACGGTATCATCGGCCCGAACACGATCAATGCCATCCGAGCGTTTCAGCAATCGGTCGGGGTAACGCCGGACGGCTACCCTTCGCAGGACTTGCTGAAGTTATTGAAACAGCGGTAA
- the rsfS gene encoding ribosome silencing factor, producing the protein MSNTAKKVSGKALLESILSSLDDNKAEDVISIDLKGKSEIADFMIVCSGRSSRQVSAIAEKLSDDLKQKFEIFPKVEGKEQGDWVLIDAGDVIVHVFRPEVREFYQLEKLWQGAGPGDA; encoded by the coding sequence TTGTCCAACACAGCTAAAAAGGTTTCAGGCAAGGCCCTGCTTGAAAGCATCCTATCCTCGCTTGACGATAACAAAGCCGAAGATGTGATATCAATCGACCTGAAGGGCAAATCCGAGATCGCCGATTTCATGATCGTCTGCTCCGGCCGCTCGTCGCGGCAGGTCAGTGCGATTGCGGAAAAGCTGTCCGATGACCTGAAACAGAAATTCGAGATTTTCCCCAAGGTCGAGGGCAAAGAACAGGGCGACTGGGTGCTGATCGATGCAGGCGATGTGATCGTGCATGTGTTCCGCCCCGAAGTGCGCGAATTCTACCAGCTTGAAAAGCTGTGGCAGGGGGCCGGCCCCGGAGACGCCTGA
- a CDS encoding murein hydrolase activator EnvC family protein produces the protein MRRLLLTIVLLLSAPATWAEPDAAFLAKRAALQLNAASLALRQADKASDRIAALTRTVQAYESGLVAMRKGMRHAAIREQSLQLEFDAKRDDIAQLLGVLMSMESTSPPLLMLHPAGPIGTARSGMILSEVTPALQAQAEELRGQLEEVALLHSLQQSSAEVLANGLKEVQTARTRLSQAISDRTDLPRKFTEDPVKTAILLDSSETLQGFASGLSHLADDGEREIDLPVFADAKGTLPLPVNGTILRRFDEADAAGIRRPGLLIATRPLSIVTTPWAATIRYRGPLLDYGNVMILEPSDGYLLVLAGLNRVYGEIGEVLQAGAPVGLMGGNAPNNSDFLSLSGDSAGSTRTETLYIELRYGKETLDPEPWFASKPD, from the coding sequence ATGCGTCGCCTGCTCCTGACCATAGTGTTGCTTCTTTCGGCCCCCGCCACATGGGCCGAACCGGATGCGGCATTTCTGGCCAAACGGGCCGCATTACAGTTGAACGCGGCGTCATTGGCCTTGCGTCAGGCGGATAAGGCCAGCGACCGGATTGCGGCGCTGACCCGGACCGTTCAGGCCTATGAATCCGGTCTGGTCGCGATGCGCAAAGGGATGCGTCACGCCGCCATCCGCGAACAGTCGCTGCAACTGGAATTCGATGCCAAACGCGACGACATCGCGCAATTGCTGGGTGTTCTGATGAGCATGGAATCCACATCCCCGCCGCTGTTGATGCTGCACCCCGCCGGCCCTATCGGCACCGCGCGTTCCGGCATGATCCTGTCCGAAGTCACCCCGGCCCTGCAGGCACAGGCCGAAGAATTGCGTGGCCAACTGGAAGAGGTGGCGCTGTTGCACAGCCTTCAGCAAAGCTCGGCCGAAGTGCTGGCAAACGGATTGAAAGAGGTTCAGACCGCCCGCACCCGATTGTCCCAAGCCATATCGGACCGCACCGATCTGCCCCGCAAATTTACCGAAGACCCGGTGAAAACCGCAATCCTGCTGGACAGCAGCGAAACGCTGCAAGGGTTCGCCAGTGGCCTGTCCCACCTTGCCGATGATGGCGAGCGGGAAATCGACTTGCCGGTGTTTGCCGACGCCAAAGGCACCTTGCCGCTGCCCGTCAACGGCACCATCCTGCGCCGGTTTGACGAGGCCGACGCCGCCGGTATCCGCCGCCCCGGCCTGCTGATCGCCACCCGCCCGCTGTCCATCGTCACCACCCCTTGGGCAGCCACAATCCGTTATCGCGGGCCGCTGCTGGACTACGGAAACGTGATGATTCTGGAGCCATCAGACGGTTACCTTCTGGTGCTGGCTGGTCTAAACCGTGTCTATGGCGAAATCGGTGAAGTCCTGCAAGCGGGTGCACCGGTGGGGCTGATGGGCGGAAATGCACCGAATAATAGTGATTTTTTGTCACTTTCCGGTGATAGCGCTGGTTCAACCCGCACAGAAACGCTCTATATAGAGCTAAGATACGGGAAAGAGACACTGGACCCCGAACCATGGTTCGCATCGAAACCGGACTAA
- a CDS encoding helix-turn-helix transcriptional regulator, producing MSRTDRLFRLLQALRNLPAPVTAARLAEETGVSERTIYRDIETLRGVGAIIDGTAGFGYVLTEDAALPPLSFSNEEIEALVLGLREVAQIGDPELAEAATTALTKLKARLPEGQGHRLKHAVLSAKRFAEIPAPTVDVPALRRACWDEREVEFAYCDAKGAQTRRRIKPLGITFMDRSNCLLAYCLLRHDFRAFRLDRMMDLQVTDQSFRPHRVPLLRDAKLHFATH from the coding sequence ATGTCCCGTACTGATCGCCTGTTCCGTCTGCTGCAAGCCTTGCGCAATTTGCCGGCCCCCGTGACCGCTGCGCGGTTGGCGGAGGAAACCGGCGTGTCCGAACGCACCATCTATCGCGACATCGAAACCCTGCGTGGGGTGGGGGCGATTATTGATGGCACGGCGGGGTTTGGCTATGTGCTGACCGAAGACGCGGCCCTGCCGCCGCTGTCCTTTTCCAACGAGGAAATTGAGGCGCTGGTGCTGGGGCTGCGCGAGGTGGCGCAGATAGGTGACCCTGAACTGGCCGAGGCGGCAACTACGGCTCTAACCAAGCTGAAAGCGCGCCTGCCCGAGGGTCAGGGGCACCGGCTGAAACACGCGGTTTTGTCGGCCAAACGGTTTGCCGAGATCCCCGCGCCAACGGTGGATGTGCCGGCCTTGCGTCGCGCGTGCTGGGATGAACGGGAAGTCGAGTTTGCCTATTGTGATGCCAAAGGGGCGCAAACCCGGCGACGGATCAAACCGCTGGGGATTACCTTTATGGATCGCTCGAACTGCCTGCTGGCCTATTGCCTGTTGCGGCACGATTTCCGGGCTTTCCGGTTGGACCGGATGATGGACCTACAAGTCACAGACCAATCCTTTCGCCCGCACCGCGTGCCGCTGTTACGCGATGCTAAACTGCATTTTGCCACGCATTAG
- the gpmI gene encoding 2,3-bisphosphoglycerate-independent phosphoglycerate mutase has translation MTTPKPVVLCILDGWGIREADDANAPALADTPNFDRIMRDCPSSQLITHGPDVGLPSGQMGNSEVGHTNIGAGRVVPMDLGMIDLAIEDGSFFKNPALLDFIDRLKASGGTAHLSTLVSDGGVHGHINHIIAAAQVITAAGVPVLVHALTDGRDVPPQSAADFINDLLNRLPEGAQVATVIGRYYAMDRDNRWERVQLAYEAMVHGKGLNTDTAADAVAQSYARNETDEFIKPTVIAGYKGMQDGDGLFFLSFRADRAREILAAIGQPDFDAFDPAPRPKLVAMLGMVEYSDKHNAYMTTVFPKRHLVNTLGEWVAKQGLRQFRLAETEKYPHVTFFLNGGKEEPEKGEDRYMAQSPKVATYDLQPEMSAAEVTDHLVQAINDRYDLIVVNYANPDMVGHTGSIPAAIKACEAVDRGLGRALAALEKVSGAMIVTADHGNCETMIDPETGGPHTAHTTNPVPVIMVGGPKGAALHQGRLSDLAPTLLDLMNLPKPPEMTGHSLIDKPA, from the coding sequence ATGACCACACCCAAACCCGTCGTTTTGTGCATCCTTGATGGCTGGGGCATCCGCGAGGCGGACGATGCCAACGCCCCCGCCCTGGCCGATACGCCGAATTTCGACCGTATTATGCGCGACTGCCCGTCATCGCAACTGATCACCCACGGCCCCGATGTGGGCCTGCCCAGCGGGCAGATGGGGAACTCAGAGGTGGGGCATACCAATATCGGTGCCGGCCGTGTGGTGCCGATGGATCTGGGAATGATCGATCTGGCGATCGAGGATGGCAGCTTTTTCAAAAACCCCGCCCTGCTGGATTTCATCGACAGGTTGAAAGCCTCGGGCGGCACTGCGCATCTGTCCACTCTGGTCTCGGATGGCGGAGTGCATGGCCATATCAACCACATCATTGCCGCCGCGCAGGTGATTACTGCGGCGGGCGTTCCTGTGCTGGTGCATGCCCTGACCGACGGGCGCGATGTGCCGCCGCAATCGGCTGCGGATTTTATAAATGATCTGCTAAACCGCCTGCCCGAAGGGGCGCAGGTCGCCACCGTGATTGGCCGCTATTACGCAATGGATCGCGACAACCGCTGGGAACGGGTGCAACTGGCCTACGAGGCGATGGTTCACGGCAAGGGACTGAATACCGATACCGCAGCGGATGCCGTTGCCCAATCCTATGCCCGCAATGAAACCGATGAATTCATCAAACCCACGGTAATTGCCGGCTACAAAGGGATGCAGGATGGCGACGGGCTGTTCTTCCTTAGTTTCCGCGCCGACCGTGCCCGCGAAATACTGGCGGCCATCGGTCAGCCGGATTTCGATGCGTTTGATCCCGCACCGCGCCCGAAACTGGTGGCCATGCTGGGAATGGTCGAATATTCGGACAAGCATAACGCCTATATGACCACCGTTTTCCCCAAACGGCATCTGGTGAACACGCTGGGCGAATGGGTGGCCAAACAGGGGTTGCGCCAGTTCCGGCTGGCGGAAACCGAAAAATACCCACATGTCACCTTTTTCCTGAATGGCGGCAAGGAAGAGCCGGAAAAGGGCGAGGACCGCTATATGGCCCAAAGCCCAAAGGTGGCCACCTATGACCTGCAACCGGAAATGTCGGCCGCCGAGGTGACCGACCATCTGGTGCAGGCAATCAACGATCGCTATGATCTGATCGTCGTCAATTACGCCAACCCCGATATGGTGGGTCACACCGGCAGCATCCCCGCCGCGATCAAGGCATGCGAAGCGGTGGATCGGGGGTTGGGCCGTGCATTGGCCGCATTGGAAAAAGTAAGCGGCGCGATGATTGTCACCGCCGACCACGGCAATTGCGAAACCATGATTGATCCCGAAACCGGCGGGCCGCATACAGCCCACACCACCAACCCCGTGCCGGTGATCATGGTGGGTGGACCAAAAGGCGCGGCGTTGCATCAGGGCCGCCTATCGGACCTTGCACCGACATTGCTGGACTTGATGAACCTGCCCAAGCCACCGGAAATGACCGGCCACAGCCTGATCGACAAACCGGCCTGA
- the rlmH gene encoding 23S rRNA (pseudouridine(1915)-N(3))-methyltransferase RlmH, which produces MRVHICAVGRMRAGPERELLDDYLKRFDRTGRALGLGPVTMHEVEDKKGGGMDAEAALLDRAIPKGAVICALDERGRVMPSPEFAKKLGDWRDQGTSDLAFVIGGADGIAKTLRDRADFKLSFGAMVWPHMLVRVMLSEQLYRAATILAGGPYHRV; this is translated from the coding sequence ATGCGCGTCCACATTTGCGCGGTGGGGCGGATGCGCGCCGGACCCGAGCGCGAATTGCTGGATGATTACCTGAAACGGTTTGACCGCACGGGGCGGGCCCTTGGCCTTGGTCCCGTAACGATGCACGAGGTCGAGGACAAAAAGGGCGGCGGGATGGATGCCGAGGCGGCGTTGCTGGACCGCGCCATTCCCAAAGGTGCTGTGATCTGTGCGCTGGACGAGAGAGGCCGCGTAATGCCTTCGCCGGAATTTGCCAAAAAGCTGGGCGACTGGCGTGATCAGGGCACATCCGATCTGGCCTTTGTGATTGGAGGTGCTGACGGGATTGCGAAAACCCTGCGGGATCGCGCCGATTTCAAACTGTCGTTCGGGGCGATGGTCTGGCCACATATGCTGGTGCGGGTGATGTTAAGCGAACAGCTGTATCGGGCGGCGACGATATTGGCGGGCGGGCCGTATCATCGGGTTTGA
- a CDS encoding S41 family peptidase, whose translation MKKFVMAALGGTLAGVIATTQIAGPLIAQETASKATVYEQLDLFGDVFERIRAQYVTEVDEGDLIEAAIKGMMASLDPHSSYLPPKDFDDMQVQTHGEFGGLGIEVTQEDGFVKVVSPMDGTPADAAGVEAGDFITHVDGESLLGLDLNEAVDMMRGPIGSEIIITVVRKGKDEPFDISIIRDTIKLTAVRSRTEGQTVVLRVTTFNDQTYANLKSNLEKSVEEVGGMDKVNGFVIDLRNNPGGLLTQAIKVSDAFLESGEIVSTRGRTPQDGDRFNATPGDLAQGKPVVVLINGGSASASEIVAGALKDHRRAVVVGTKSFGKGSVQTIMPVKGGGAMRLTTARYYTPSGRSIQGLGVSPDIIVEQPQQNPDKDAIDSDRPAFRSEADLRDALNNDSYTEEERRQIEEERAKAEEAAKLREEDAQLAYAVDLLKGLSALAPKDQ comes from the coding sequence ATGAAGAAATTCGTCATGGCCGCTCTGGGTGGCACTTTGGCTGGCGTCATCGCCACAACACAGATTGCCGGGCCGCTGATCGCTCAGGAAACCGCAAGCAAAGCGACTGTGTATGAACAGCTGGACCTGTTTGGCGATGTGTTTGAACGCATCCGCGCGCAATATGTCACCGAAGTGGACGAAGGCGATCTGATCGAGGCCGCGATCAAAGGGATGATGGCATCGCTTGATCCGCACTCCAGCTATCTGCCGCCAAAAGATTTCGACGACATGCAAGTGCAAACCCATGGCGAATTCGGCGGACTGGGCATCGAGGTGACGCAGGAAGACGGTTTTGTAAAAGTGGTTTCGCCGATGGATGGCACCCCAGCCGATGCCGCTGGCGTCGAAGCTGGCGATTTCATCACCCATGTGGATGGCGAAAGCCTGCTGGGTCTGGACCTGAACGAAGCCGTTGACATGATGCGTGGGCCGATTGGCTCGGAAATCATCATCACCGTGGTGCGCAAAGGCAAGGACGAGCCGTTCGACATTTCAATCATCCGCGACACCATCAAACTGACAGCCGTGCGGTCCCGCACCGAAGGGCAGACCGTCGTGCTGCGGGTCACCACCTTTAACGATCAAACCTATGCCAACCTGAAAAGCAATCTGGAAAAATCGGTCGAAGAAGTGGGCGGCATGGACAAGGTAAACGGCTTTGTCATCGACCTGCGCAACAATCCGGGCGGGCTGCTGACCCAGGCCATCAAGGTCTCCGACGCCTTCCTTGAAAGCGGTGAGATCGTATCGACCCGTGGACGCACACCGCAGGACGGCGACCGTTTCAACGCCACCCCCGGCGATCTGGCACAGGGCAAACCTGTTGTGGTTCTGATCAATGGCGGATCCGCCTCTGCGTCCGAAATCGTTGCCGGTGCGCTCAAGGATCATCGCCGCGCTGTTGTCGTTGGCACCAAAAGTTTTGGCAAAGGCTCGGTTCAGACCATTATGCCTGTTAAAGGCGGCGGCGCGATGCGTCTGACCACGGCGCGGTATTACACCCCGTCCGGCCGCTCGATTCAGGGGCTGGGTGTTTCGCCCGACATCATTGTCGAACAGCCACAGCAAAATCCGGACAAGGATGCAATCGACAGCGATCGCCCGGCATTCCGTTCCGAAGCCGACCTGCGCGATGCGCTGAACAACGACAGCTATACCGAAGAAGAGCGCCGCCAGATCGAGGAAGAGCGCGCCAAGGCCGAAGAGGCCGCCAAATTGCGCGAAGAAGATGCGCAACTGGCCTATGCGGTTGATCTGCTCAAGGGGCTGTCGGCCCTTGCACCAAAAGACCAGTAA
- a CDS encoding RNA pyrophosphohydrolase: MAPKDIENLPYRANAGIVLANGNGQVFAGQRIDALNDAWQMPQGGIDKGETPRDAALRELTEETGVTPDLVTIEAETDGWVTYDLPPELLHKLWKGRYRGQKQKWYLMRFHGSDDQVNIALKHPEFSKWTWMQPDELMKRIVPFKQHVYAAVFDQFKGRL; this comes from the coding sequence ATGGCACCAAAAGATATTGAAAACCTCCCTTATCGCGCCAACGCTGGTATTGTGCTGGCAAACGGCAACGGTCAGGTGTTTGCCGGTCAAAGGATCGACGCGCTGAACGATGCATGGCAAATGCCGCAAGGCGGGATCGACAAAGGCGAAACCCCGCGCGATGCGGCCCTGCGTGAACTGACCGAAGAAACCGGCGTCACCCCCGATCTGGTGACAATCGAGGCTGAAACCGATGGCTGGGTTACCTACGACCTGCCACCGGAACTGCTGCACAAGCTGTGGAAAGGGCGCTATCGTGGCCAGAAACAGAAATGGTATCTGATGCGGTTTCACGGCAGCGACGATCAGGTCAATATTGCCCTGAAACACCCCGAGTTTTCCAAATGGACATGGATGCAGCCGGATGAGTTGATGAAGCGGATTGTTCCCTTCAAACAGCATGTATATGCAGCCGTGTTCGATCAATTCAAAGGGCGACTGTGA
- a CDS encoding DUF2026 family protein: MLIKLRDYERIYNIIRSVIANEGSETSGACAYFSAFGAYILTKHYNLDPELKCGLAAFYTGGNHEVILFGEEHNGTVTGALDNFHCWIEVDGWAIDFMAPEFSKFDTGNFDVPTKMFQKRLGDMASNINDMAAPGDFFFSPNTEKTQLNLEQFTSKIGYSDLAEICSSWFRKCPKKIPPKIMIGDGKGNNNLVTLSGPPIKGRW; this comes from the coding sequence ATGTTAATAAAGCTTCGGGACTACGAACGAATTTATAATATAATCCGCTCTGTCATTGCAAATGAAGGCAGTGAAACATCAGGGGCTTGTGCATATTTTAGTGCCTTTGGAGCCTATATTCTTACCAAACACTATAATCTTGACCCTGAATTGAAATGTGGCCTTGCCGCGTTTTACACGGGAGGTAACCATGAAGTTATTTTGTTTGGCGAAGAGCATAATGGCACGGTTACGGGAGCGCTAGACAATTTCCATTGTTGGATCGAAGTCGATGGCTGGGCTATTGACTTTATGGCTCCAGAATTTTCGAAGTTTGATACAGGTAATTTCGATGTGCCCACAAAAATGTTTCAGAAACGCCTTGGTGATATGGCTTCAAATATTAATGATATGGCAGCACCAGGGGACTTTTTCTTTTCGCCAAATACAGAAAAAACACAACTTAATTTGGAGCAGTTCACCTCAAAAATTGGTTATAGTGATTTAGCCGAGATTTGTTCTTCATGGTTCAGGAAATGTCCCAAAAAAATACCTCCGAAGATAATGATTGGAGATGGTAAGGGCAACAATAATTTGGTGACCTTATCTGGGCCACCAATAAAAGGTAGATGGTAG
- a CDS encoding class I SAM-dependent methyltransferase, with translation MREKIDTRAIGLDVGLSFIKWLTGAENLHYGLWDGLEVTAGNLRSAQDAYTTKLFKMLPDGPLRILDIGGGAGETARKLLDLGHSVDIVVPSAFLAGRCRENAPAATVHECMFEDLQVDKKFDLCLFSESFQYIPVDIALQKAADHLDEGGEIIVSDCFRSKGFERQKVGSTVGGGHRIGTYRESLAALPLTTVSEEDITASVAPSVDLEQALFNVFGHAITRIDTELGQKKRKTRWFIKRALATVMSKRKRFRLHQRLMEKTRTADHFKANNVYLMIKLKPA, from the coding sequence ATGAGAGAGAAAATAGATACCCGCGCAATCGGCCTTGATGTCGGCCTGTCGTTCATCAAATGGCTGACCGGTGCCGAAAACCTGCACTACGGCCTGTGGGACGGGCTGGAGGTGACAGCGGGAAATTTGCGCTCCGCGCAGGACGCCTATACCACCAAATTGTTCAAAATGCTGCCCGATGGCCCCTTGCGGATACTCGATATCGGCGGCGGCGCCGGTGAAACCGCCCGCAAGCTGCTGGATCTGGGGCACAGCGTGGACATCGTCGTGCCCAGCGCCTTTCTGGCCGGGCGCTGCCGTGAAAATGCACCTGCGGCCACGGTGCATGAATGTATGTTCGAGGATTTGCAGGTGGACAAGAAATTCGACCTCTGCCTGTTTTCAGAAAGCTTCCAGTATATCCCCGTCGATATCGCCCTGCAAAAAGCAGCCGATCATCTGGATGAGGGCGGCGAAATTATCGTCTCAGACTGCTTTCGCTCCAAAGGGTTTGAACGGCAAAAGGTTGGCTCAACCGTCGGAGGGGGCCACCGCATCGGCACCTATCGCGAATCCCTGGCCGCATTGCCGCTAACCACTGTCTCAGAAGAAGACATCACTGCCTCGGTCGCCCCCTCGGTCGATCTGGAACAGGCCCTATTCAACGTCTTTGGCCACGCCATCACACGGATTGATACCGAACTGGGCCAGAAGAAACGCAAAACCCGCTGGTTCATCAAACGCGCACTGGCCACAGTGATGAGCAAACGCAAACGGTTCCGCCTGCACCAACGCCTGATGGAAAAGACCCGAACAGCGGACCATTTCAAGGCCAACAACGTCTATCTGATGATCAAGCTGAAGCCGGCATAA